From a region of the Desmodus rotundus isolate HL8 chromosome 7, HLdesRot8A.1, whole genome shotgun sequence genome:
- the PLA2G4F gene encoding cytosolic phospholipase A2 zeta isoform X2, with the protein MLWALWPRWPASKGLPVLGVVWLRRRENRAPQWSHWRRETHPYYDLQVKVLRARNIRGSDLLSKADCYVQLWLPTASPSRAQTRVIANCSDPEWNETFHYRIHGAVKNVLELTLYDKDIVGSDELSMLLFDLKSLKPGQPHRHTFPLNQQDSQELQVEFVLEKSQVPASEVITNGVLVAQPCLRIQGTLGGDETAPRGKYGSRQVRLAVPGAYEKPQLLPLQPPMEASPPATFTFHVNPVLRSRLDVELAEKLTILQSGPSAELEAQNSNLGEGSILLSSLTLGQEEQCLVALGEGQEVALSVKAEMSSGDLDLRLGFDLCDGEREFLDKRKQIVSKALQRVLGLSQAPDSGQVPVVAVLGSGGGTRAMSSLYGSLSALQELRLLDTVTYLSGVSGSTWCISTLYKDPAWSQVALQGPTERARARVCSSKVGAVSTERLQYYAQELGNLESNGHSVSLIDLWGLLIEYFLYEEENPAKLSDQQEAVSQSQNPYPIYAGVNVRTNISGEDFSGMWGSAFAASLDEIFQKTTGFSLSFLDWLRGCVNITDDYQKLQLHDPTRLRTRLFTPQGPFSQALLDIFTSRFTSAESFNFTRGLCLHKDYVACREFVAWKDTHPDAFPNWLTPMRDCLSLVDGGFAINSPFPLSLLPQRAVDLIVSFDYSLDAPFEVLQMTEKYCLDRGIPFPKIEVLPEDLEEPHECYLFAMAEDPRSPIVLHFPLVNRTFRTHLAPGVERQTAEEKAFGDFDINGPDTPYGMMNFTYEPEEFDRLVALSRYNVLNNVETIKQALQLALDRQRTGARAGG; encoded by the exons ATGCTCTGGGCACTCTGGCCCAGGTGGCCAGCAAGCAaggggctgcctgtcctgggcGTGGTGTGGCTGCGAAGGAGAGAGAACAGGGCACCTCAGTGGAGTCACTGGCGG CGGGAAACCCACCCATACTACGACCTCCAGGTGAAGGTGCTGAGGGCCAGAAATATCCGGGGCTCAGACCTGT TGTCCAAAGCCGACTGCTACGTGCAGCTGTGGCTGCCCACAGCCTCTCCCAGCCGCGCCCAGACAAGGGTGATAGCCAATTGCAGTGACCCTGAGTGGAATGAGACCTTCCACTACCGGATACATGGTGCTGTGAAG AATGTTCTGGAGCTCACCCTCTATGACAAGGACATCGTGGGCAGTGATGAACTCTCCATGCTGCTGTTTGACCTGAAAAGCCTCAAGCCTGGCCAACCCCACAGACACACCTTCCCACTCAACCAGCAG GATTCACAAGAGCTGCAGGTGGAGTTTGTTCTGGAGAAGAG CCAGGTGCCTGCGTCTGAAGTCATCACCAATGGTGTCCTGGTG GCTCAGCCCTGTCTGAGGATCCAGGGCACCCTCGGGGGAGATGAGACTGCTCCACGTGGAAAGTATG GCTCTAGGCAGGTTCGGCTGGCAGTGCCCGGGGCCTACGAGAAACCACAGCTCTTGCCCCTGCAGCCTCCCATGGAGGCAAGCCCCCCAGCCACCTTTACCTTCCATGTGAACCCGGTGCTTCGCTCCAGGTTGGATGTGGAACTGGCGGAGAAGCTCACCATCCTGCAG AGTGGCCCGAGTGCTGAGTTGGAGGCTCAGAACAGCAACCTGGGTGAGGGGAGCATCCTGCTCTCCTCTTTGACCCTAGGTCAGGAGGAACAGTGCTTGGTGGCTCTGGGGGAG GGCCAGGAGGTGGCTCTGAGTGTGAAGGCAGAAATGAG CTCTGGGGACCTTGACCTGCGCCTTGGCTTTGACCTCTGTGATGGGGAGCGAGAGTTTCTGGACAAGAGGAAGCAGATTGTGTCCAAAGCCCTGCAGCGGGTGCTGGGATTGAGCCAGGCTCCTGACAGTGGCCAG GTGCCTGTGGTGGCTGTGCTGGGCTCTGGAGGTGGGACCCGTGCCATGTCCTCCCTGTACGGCAGCCTGTCAGCGCTGCAGGAGCTCCGCCTCCTGGACACTGTGACCTACCTGAGTGGGGTCTCTGGGTCCACCTG GTGCATCTCCACACTGTACAAGGACCCAGCCTGGTCCCAGGTGGCCTTGCAGGGCCCCACCGAGCGTGCCCGGGCCCGGGTCTGCAGCAGTAAGGTGGGCGCAGTGTCCACGGAACGCCTACAATACTACGCTCAGGAACTGGGGAACCTGGAGAGCAATGGTCATAGCGTTTCCCTCATTGACCTCTGGGGCCTCCTCATTGAGTATTTCCTGTACGAGGAG GAAAACCCTGCCAAACTCTCTGACCAGCAGGAGGCCGTGAGCCAGAGCCAGAACCCTTATCCCATCTATGCTGGTGTCAACGTCCGCACCAACATCAGCGGGGAAGACTTCTCAG GTATGTGGGGCAGCGCCTTTGCAGCCAGCCTGGATGAGATCTTCCAGAAGACCACCGGCTTcagcctcagcttcctggactggCTCCGAGGCTGTGTGAACATCACAG ACGACTACCAGAAGCTTCAGCTGCACGACCCCACAAGGCTGCGAACGAGGCTCTTCACCCCCCAGGGGCCCTTCTCCCAGGCGCTACTAGACATATTCACCTCACGCTTTACCTCCGCGGAGAGTTTCAACTTCACCCGGGGCCTCTGTCTGCACAAGGACTATGTGGCCTGCAGGGAGTTCGTGGCCTGGAAAG ACACTCACCCGGACGCCTTCCCCAACTGGCTCACTCCCATGCGGGACTGCCTGTCCCTGGTGGATGGCGGCTTCGCCATCAACTCTCCCTTCCCGCTGAGCCTGCTGCCGCAGAGAGCGGTGGACCTCATTGTGTCCTTCGACTACTCCCTGGATGCACCTTTTGAG GTCTTACAGATGACAGAGAAGTACTGCCTGGACCGAGGCATCCCCTTCCCCAAAATCGAGGTGCTCCCTGAGGACCTGGAGGAACCCCATGAGTGCTACCTGTTTGCCATGGCTGAGGACCCCCGCTCTCCCATTGTGCTGCACTTCCCCCTGGTCAACCGTACCTTCCGCACACACCTGGCCCCAG GTGTGGAGCGACAAACAGCTGAGGAGAAGGCCTTTGGGGACTTTGACATCAACGGGCCAGACACCCCCTATGGCATGATGAACTTTACCTATGAGCCCGAGGAGTTTGATCGGCTGGTGGCCCTGAGTCGATACAACGTTCTGAACAATGTAGAGACCATCAAGCAGGCCCTCCAGCTGGCTCTAGACCGGCAACGGACTGGGGCCCGGGCTGGAGGCTGA
- the PLA2G4F gene encoding cytosolic phospholipase A2 zeta isoform X4 — protein sequence MLWALWPRWPASKGLPVLGVVWLRRRENRAPQWSHWRRETHPYYDLQVKVLRARNIRGSDLLSKADCYVQLWLPTASPSRAQTRVIANCSDPEWNETFHYRIHGAVKNVLELTLYDKDIVGSDELSMLLFDLKSLKPGQPHRHTFPLNQQDSQELQVEFVLEKSQVPASEVITNGVLVAQPCLRIQGTLGGDETAPRGKYGSRQVRLAVPGAYEKPQLLPLQPPMEASPPATFTFHVNPVLRSRLDVELAEKLTILQSGPSAELEAQNSNLGEGSILLSSLTLGQEEQCLVALGEGQEVALSVKAEMSSGDLDLRLGFDLCDGEREFLDKRKQIVSKALQRVLGLSQAPDSGQVPVVAVLGSGGGTRAMSSLYGSLSALQELRLLDTVTYLSGVSGSTWCISTLYKDPAWSQVALQGPTERARARVCSSKVGAVSTERLQYYAQELGNLESNGHSVSLIDLWGLLIEYFLYEEENPAKLSDQQEAVSQSQNPYPIYAGVNVRTNISGEDFSEWCEFTPYEIGFPKYGAYVPTKLFGSEFFMGRLLRFWPEPRICYLQGMWGSAFAASLDEIFQKTTGFSLSFLDWLRGCVNITGALLPGATRHIHLTLYLRGEFQLHPGPLSAQGLCGLQGVRGLERHSPGRLPQLAHSHAGLPVPGGWRLRHQLSLPAEPAAAESGGPHCVLRLLPGCTF from the exons ATGCTCTGGGCACTCTGGCCCAGGTGGCCAGCAAGCAaggggctgcctgtcctgggcGTGGTGTGGCTGCGAAGGAGAGAGAACAGGGCACCTCAGTGGAGTCACTGGCGG CGGGAAACCCACCCATACTACGACCTCCAGGTGAAGGTGCTGAGGGCCAGAAATATCCGGGGCTCAGACCTGT TGTCCAAAGCCGACTGCTACGTGCAGCTGTGGCTGCCCACAGCCTCTCCCAGCCGCGCCCAGACAAGGGTGATAGCCAATTGCAGTGACCCTGAGTGGAATGAGACCTTCCACTACCGGATACATGGTGCTGTGAAG AATGTTCTGGAGCTCACCCTCTATGACAAGGACATCGTGGGCAGTGATGAACTCTCCATGCTGCTGTTTGACCTGAAAAGCCTCAAGCCTGGCCAACCCCACAGACACACCTTCCCACTCAACCAGCAG GATTCACAAGAGCTGCAGGTGGAGTTTGTTCTGGAGAAGAG CCAGGTGCCTGCGTCTGAAGTCATCACCAATGGTGTCCTGGTG GCTCAGCCCTGTCTGAGGATCCAGGGCACCCTCGGGGGAGATGAGACTGCTCCACGTGGAAAGTATG GCTCTAGGCAGGTTCGGCTGGCAGTGCCCGGGGCCTACGAGAAACCACAGCTCTTGCCCCTGCAGCCTCCCATGGAGGCAAGCCCCCCAGCCACCTTTACCTTCCATGTGAACCCGGTGCTTCGCTCCAGGTTGGATGTGGAACTGGCGGAGAAGCTCACCATCCTGCAG AGTGGCCCGAGTGCTGAGTTGGAGGCTCAGAACAGCAACCTGGGTGAGGGGAGCATCCTGCTCTCCTCTTTGACCCTAGGTCAGGAGGAACAGTGCTTGGTGGCTCTGGGGGAG GGCCAGGAGGTGGCTCTGAGTGTGAAGGCAGAAATGAG CTCTGGGGACCTTGACCTGCGCCTTGGCTTTGACCTCTGTGATGGGGAGCGAGAGTTTCTGGACAAGAGGAAGCAGATTGTGTCCAAAGCCCTGCAGCGGGTGCTGGGATTGAGCCAGGCTCCTGACAGTGGCCAG GTGCCTGTGGTGGCTGTGCTGGGCTCTGGAGGTGGGACCCGTGCCATGTCCTCCCTGTACGGCAGCCTGTCAGCGCTGCAGGAGCTCCGCCTCCTGGACACTGTGACCTACCTGAGTGGGGTCTCTGGGTCCACCTG GTGCATCTCCACACTGTACAAGGACCCAGCCTGGTCCCAGGTGGCCTTGCAGGGCCCCACCGAGCGTGCCCGGGCCCGGGTCTGCAGCAGTAAGGTGGGCGCAGTGTCCACGGAACGCCTACAATACTACGCTCAGGAACTGGGGAACCTGGAGAGCAATGGTCATAGCGTTTCCCTCATTGACCTCTGGGGCCTCCTCATTGAGTATTTCCTGTACGAGGAG GAAAACCCTGCCAAACTCTCTGACCAGCAGGAGGCCGTGAGCCAGAGCCAGAACCCTTATCCCATCTATGCTGGTGTCAACGTCCGCACCAACATCAGCGGGGAAGACTTCTCAG AGTGGTGCGAGTTTACCCCCTACGAGATTGGCTTCCCCAAGTATGGGGCTTACGTTCCCACCAAGCTCTTTGGCTCAGAGTTCTTCATGGGGCGACTGCTGAGGTTCTGGCCAGAGCCTCGGATCTGCTACCTGCAGG GTATGTGGGGCAGCGCCTTTGCAGCCAGCCTGGATGAGATCTTCCAGAAGACCACCGGCTTcagcctcagcttcctggactggCTCCGAGGCTGTGTGAACATCACAG GGGCCCTTCTCCCAGGCGCTACTAGACATATTCACCTCACGCTTTACCTCCGCGGAGAGTTTCAACTTCACCCGGGGCCTCTGTCTGCACAAGGACTATGTGGCCTGCAGGGAGTTCGTGGCCTGGAAAG ACACTCACCCGGACGCCTTCCCCAACTGGCTCACTCCCATGCGGGACTGCCTGTCCCTGGTGGATGGCGGCTTCGCCATCAACTCTCCCTTCCCGCTGAGCCTGCTGCCGCAGAGAGCGGTGGACCTCATTGTGTCCTTCGACTACTCCCTGGATGCACCTTTTGA
- the PLA2G4F gene encoding cytosolic phospholipase A2 zeta isoform X1: MLWALWPRWPASKGLPVLGVVWLRRRENRAPQWSHWRRETHPYYDLQVKVLRARNIRGSDLLSKADCYVQLWLPTASPSRAQTRVIANCSDPEWNETFHYRIHGAVKNVLELTLYDKDIVGSDELSMLLFDLKSLKPGQPHRHTFPLNQQDSQELQVEFVLEKSQVPASEVITNGVLVAQPCLRIQGTLGGDETAPRGKYGSRQVRLAVPGAYEKPQLLPLQPPMEASPPATFTFHVNPVLRSRLDVELAEKLTILQSGPSAELEAQNSNLGEGSILLSSLTLGQEEQCLVALGEGQEVALSVKAEMSSGDLDLRLGFDLCDGEREFLDKRKQIVSKALQRVLGLSQAPDSGQVPVVAVLGSGGGTRAMSSLYGSLSALQELRLLDTVTYLSGVSGSTWCISTLYKDPAWSQVALQGPTERARARVCSSKVGAVSTERLQYYAQELGNLESNGHSVSLIDLWGLLIEYFLYEEENPAKLSDQQEAVSQSQNPYPIYAGVNVRTNISGEDFSEWCEFTPYEIGFPKYGAYVPTKLFGSEFFMGRLLRFWPEPRICYLQGMWGSAFAASLDEIFQKTTGFSLSFLDWLRGCVNITDDYQKLQLHDPTRLRTRLFTPQGPFSQALLDIFTSRFTSAESFNFTRGLCLHKDYVACREFVAWKDTHPDAFPNWLTPMRDCLSLVDGGFAINSPFPLSLLPQRAVDLIVSFDYSLDAPFEVLQMTEKYCLDRGIPFPKIEVLPEDLEEPHECYLFAMAEDPRSPIVLHFPLVNRTFRTHLAPGVERQTAEEKAFGDFDINGPDTPYGMMNFTYEPEEFDRLVALSRYNVLNNVETIKQALQLALDRQRTGARAGG, translated from the exons ATGCTCTGGGCACTCTGGCCCAGGTGGCCAGCAAGCAaggggctgcctgtcctgggcGTGGTGTGGCTGCGAAGGAGAGAGAACAGGGCACCTCAGTGGAGTCACTGGCGG CGGGAAACCCACCCATACTACGACCTCCAGGTGAAGGTGCTGAGGGCCAGAAATATCCGGGGCTCAGACCTGT TGTCCAAAGCCGACTGCTACGTGCAGCTGTGGCTGCCCACAGCCTCTCCCAGCCGCGCCCAGACAAGGGTGATAGCCAATTGCAGTGACCCTGAGTGGAATGAGACCTTCCACTACCGGATACATGGTGCTGTGAAG AATGTTCTGGAGCTCACCCTCTATGACAAGGACATCGTGGGCAGTGATGAACTCTCCATGCTGCTGTTTGACCTGAAAAGCCTCAAGCCTGGCCAACCCCACAGACACACCTTCCCACTCAACCAGCAG GATTCACAAGAGCTGCAGGTGGAGTTTGTTCTGGAGAAGAG CCAGGTGCCTGCGTCTGAAGTCATCACCAATGGTGTCCTGGTG GCTCAGCCCTGTCTGAGGATCCAGGGCACCCTCGGGGGAGATGAGACTGCTCCACGTGGAAAGTATG GCTCTAGGCAGGTTCGGCTGGCAGTGCCCGGGGCCTACGAGAAACCACAGCTCTTGCCCCTGCAGCCTCCCATGGAGGCAAGCCCCCCAGCCACCTTTACCTTCCATGTGAACCCGGTGCTTCGCTCCAGGTTGGATGTGGAACTGGCGGAGAAGCTCACCATCCTGCAG AGTGGCCCGAGTGCTGAGTTGGAGGCTCAGAACAGCAACCTGGGTGAGGGGAGCATCCTGCTCTCCTCTTTGACCCTAGGTCAGGAGGAACAGTGCTTGGTGGCTCTGGGGGAG GGCCAGGAGGTGGCTCTGAGTGTGAAGGCAGAAATGAG CTCTGGGGACCTTGACCTGCGCCTTGGCTTTGACCTCTGTGATGGGGAGCGAGAGTTTCTGGACAAGAGGAAGCAGATTGTGTCCAAAGCCCTGCAGCGGGTGCTGGGATTGAGCCAGGCTCCTGACAGTGGCCAG GTGCCTGTGGTGGCTGTGCTGGGCTCTGGAGGTGGGACCCGTGCCATGTCCTCCCTGTACGGCAGCCTGTCAGCGCTGCAGGAGCTCCGCCTCCTGGACACTGTGACCTACCTGAGTGGGGTCTCTGGGTCCACCTG GTGCATCTCCACACTGTACAAGGACCCAGCCTGGTCCCAGGTGGCCTTGCAGGGCCCCACCGAGCGTGCCCGGGCCCGGGTCTGCAGCAGTAAGGTGGGCGCAGTGTCCACGGAACGCCTACAATACTACGCTCAGGAACTGGGGAACCTGGAGAGCAATGGTCATAGCGTTTCCCTCATTGACCTCTGGGGCCTCCTCATTGAGTATTTCCTGTACGAGGAG GAAAACCCTGCCAAACTCTCTGACCAGCAGGAGGCCGTGAGCCAGAGCCAGAACCCTTATCCCATCTATGCTGGTGTCAACGTCCGCACCAACATCAGCGGGGAAGACTTCTCAG AGTGGTGCGAGTTTACCCCCTACGAGATTGGCTTCCCCAAGTATGGGGCTTACGTTCCCACCAAGCTCTTTGGCTCAGAGTTCTTCATGGGGCGACTGCTGAGGTTCTGGCCAGAGCCTCGGATCTGCTACCTGCAGG GTATGTGGGGCAGCGCCTTTGCAGCCAGCCTGGATGAGATCTTCCAGAAGACCACCGGCTTcagcctcagcttcctggactggCTCCGAGGCTGTGTGAACATCACAG ACGACTACCAGAAGCTTCAGCTGCACGACCCCACAAGGCTGCGAACGAGGCTCTTCACCCCCCAGGGGCCCTTCTCCCAGGCGCTACTAGACATATTCACCTCACGCTTTACCTCCGCGGAGAGTTTCAACTTCACCCGGGGCCTCTGTCTGCACAAGGACTATGTGGCCTGCAGGGAGTTCGTGGCCTGGAAAG ACACTCACCCGGACGCCTTCCCCAACTGGCTCACTCCCATGCGGGACTGCCTGTCCCTGGTGGATGGCGGCTTCGCCATCAACTCTCCCTTCCCGCTGAGCCTGCTGCCGCAGAGAGCGGTGGACCTCATTGTGTCCTTCGACTACTCCCTGGATGCACCTTTTGAG GTCTTACAGATGACAGAGAAGTACTGCCTGGACCGAGGCATCCCCTTCCCCAAAATCGAGGTGCTCCCTGAGGACCTGGAGGAACCCCATGAGTGCTACCTGTTTGCCATGGCTGAGGACCCCCGCTCTCCCATTGTGCTGCACTTCCCCCTGGTCAACCGTACCTTCCGCACACACCTGGCCCCAG GTGTGGAGCGACAAACAGCTGAGGAGAAGGCCTTTGGGGACTTTGACATCAACGGGCCAGACACCCCCTATGGCATGATGAACTTTACCTATGAGCCCGAGGAGTTTGATCGGCTGGTGGCCCTGAGTCGATACAACGTTCTGAACAATGTAGAGACCATCAAGCAGGCCCTCCAGCTGGCTCTAGACCGGCAACGGACTGGGGCCCGGGCTGGAGGCTGA
- the PLA2G4F gene encoding cytosolic phospholipase A2 zeta isoform X3 produces the protein MLWALWPRWPASKGLPVLGVVWLRRRENRAPQWSHWRRETHPYYDLQVKVLRARNIRGSDLLSKADCYVQLWLPTASPSRAQTRVIANCSDPEWNETFHYRIHGAVKNVLELTLYDKDIVGSDELSMLLFDLKSLKPGQPHRHTFPLNQQDSQELQVEFVLEKSQVPASEVITNGVLVAQPCLRIQGTLGGDETAPRGKYGSRQVRLAVPGAYEKPQLLPLQPPMEASPPATFTFHVNPVLRSRLDVELAEKLTILQSGPSAELEAQNSNLGEGSILLSSLTLGQEEQCLVALGEGQEVALSVKAEMSSGDLDLRLGFDLCDGEREFLDKRKQIVSKALQRVLGLSQAPDSGQVPVVAVLGSGGGTRAMSSLYGSLSALQELRLLDTVTYLSGVSGSTWCISTLYKDPAWSQVALQGPTERARARVCSSKVGAVSTERLQYYAQELGNLESNGHSVSLIDLWGLLIEYFLYEEENPAKLSDQQEAVSQSQNPYPIYAGVNVRTNISGEDFSEWCEFTPYEIGFPKYGAYVPTKLFGSEFFMGRLLRFWPEPRICYLQGMWGSAFAASLDEIFQKTTGFSLSFLDWLRGCVNITDTHPDAFPNWLTPMRDCLSLVDGGFAINSPFPLSLLPQRAVDLIVSFDYSLDAPFEVLQMTEKYCLDRGIPFPKIEVLPEDLEEPHECYLFAMAEDPRSPIVLHFPLVNRTFRTHLAPGVERQTAEEKAFGDFDINGPDTPYGMMNFTYEPEEFDRLVALSRYNVLNNVETIKQALQLALDRQRTGARAGG, from the exons ATGCTCTGGGCACTCTGGCCCAGGTGGCCAGCAAGCAaggggctgcctgtcctgggcGTGGTGTGGCTGCGAAGGAGAGAGAACAGGGCACCTCAGTGGAGTCACTGGCGG CGGGAAACCCACCCATACTACGACCTCCAGGTGAAGGTGCTGAGGGCCAGAAATATCCGGGGCTCAGACCTGT TGTCCAAAGCCGACTGCTACGTGCAGCTGTGGCTGCCCACAGCCTCTCCCAGCCGCGCCCAGACAAGGGTGATAGCCAATTGCAGTGACCCTGAGTGGAATGAGACCTTCCACTACCGGATACATGGTGCTGTGAAG AATGTTCTGGAGCTCACCCTCTATGACAAGGACATCGTGGGCAGTGATGAACTCTCCATGCTGCTGTTTGACCTGAAAAGCCTCAAGCCTGGCCAACCCCACAGACACACCTTCCCACTCAACCAGCAG GATTCACAAGAGCTGCAGGTGGAGTTTGTTCTGGAGAAGAG CCAGGTGCCTGCGTCTGAAGTCATCACCAATGGTGTCCTGGTG GCTCAGCCCTGTCTGAGGATCCAGGGCACCCTCGGGGGAGATGAGACTGCTCCACGTGGAAAGTATG GCTCTAGGCAGGTTCGGCTGGCAGTGCCCGGGGCCTACGAGAAACCACAGCTCTTGCCCCTGCAGCCTCCCATGGAGGCAAGCCCCCCAGCCACCTTTACCTTCCATGTGAACCCGGTGCTTCGCTCCAGGTTGGATGTGGAACTGGCGGAGAAGCTCACCATCCTGCAG AGTGGCCCGAGTGCTGAGTTGGAGGCTCAGAACAGCAACCTGGGTGAGGGGAGCATCCTGCTCTCCTCTTTGACCCTAGGTCAGGAGGAACAGTGCTTGGTGGCTCTGGGGGAG GGCCAGGAGGTGGCTCTGAGTGTGAAGGCAGAAATGAG CTCTGGGGACCTTGACCTGCGCCTTGGCTTTGACCTCTGTGATGGGGAGCGAGAGTTTCTGGACAAGAGGAAGCAGATTGTGTCCAAAGCCCTGCAGCGGGTGCTGGGATTGAGCCAGGCTCCTGACAGTGGCCAG GTGCCTGTGGTGGCTGTGCTGGGCTCTGGAGGTGGGACCCGTGCCATGTCCTCCCTGTACGGCAGCCTGTCAGCGCTGCAGGAGCTCCGCCTCCTGGACACTGTGACCTACCTGAGTGGGGTCTCTGGGTCCACCTG GTGCATCTCCACACTGTACAAGGACCCAGCCTGGTCCCAGGTGGCCTTGCAGGGCCCCACCGAGCGTGCCCGGGCCCGGGTCTGCAGCAGTAAGGTGGGCGCAGTGTCCACGGAACGCCTACAATACTACGCTCAGGAACTGGGGAACCTGGAGAGCAATGGTCATAGCGTTTCCCTCATTGACCTCTGGGGCCTCCTCATTGAGTATTTCCTGTACGAGGAG GAAAACCCTGCCAAACTCTCTGACCAGCAGGAGGCCGTGAGCCAGAGCCAGAACCCTTATCCCATCTATGCTGGTGTCAACGTCCGCACCAACATCAGCGGGGAAGACTTCTCAG AGTGGTGCGAGTTTACCCCCTACGAGATTGGCTTCCCCAAGTATGGGGCTTACGTTCCCACCAAGCTCTTTGGCTCAGAGTTCTTCATGGGGCGACTGCTGAGGTTCTGGCCAGAGCCTCGGATCTGCTACCTGCAGG GTATGTGGGGCAGCGCCTTTGCAGCCAGCCTGGATGAGATCTTCCAGAAGACCACCGGCTTcagcctcagcttcctggactggCTCCGAGGCTGTGTGAACATCACAG ACACTCACCCGGACGCCTTCCCCAACTGGCTCACTCCCATGCGGGACTGCCTGTCCCTGGTGGATGGCGGCTTCGCCATCAACTCTCCCTTCCCGCTGAGCCTGCTGCCGCAGAGAGCGGTGGACCTCATTGTGTCCTTCGACTACTCCCTGGATGCACCTTTTGAG GTCTTACAGATGACAGAGAAGTACTGCCTGGACCGAGGCATCCCCTTCCCCAAAATCGAGGTGCTCCCTGAGGACCTGGAGGAACCCCATGAGTGCTACCTGTTTGCCATGGCTGAGGACCCCCGCTCTCCCATTGTGCTGCACTTCCCCCTGGTCAACCGTACCTTCCGCACACACCTGGCCCCAG GTGTGGAGCGACAAACAGCTGAGGAGAAGGCCTTTGGGGACTTTGACATCAACGGGCCAGACACCCCCTATGGCATGATGAACTTTACCTATGAGCCCGAGGAGTTTGATCGGCTGGTGGCCCTGAGTCGATACAACGTTCTGAACAATGTAGAGACCATCAAGCAGGCCCTCCAGCTGGCTCTAGACCGGCAACGGACTGGGGCCCGGGCTGGAGGCTGA